A genomic window from Solanum dulcamara chromosome 11, daSolDulc1.2, whole genome shotgun sequence includes:
- the LOC129874604 gene encoding B3 domain-containing protein REM9-like isoform X1: protein MLVDPDKHPSFCKLLFKQGFVDKILMPPVFIKENKKLLAKTCLLKTNVVGMSWEAKIVREKSNYFICEGDWPRFVMHHKLELGDILIFFLIDKSTFQVLPYNQKCFKNSCGRGVFQELSSSSEEEHDVGIARKLKKIKIEPNESSEEEEAEGGNEKNDLKKTRFSVMNINDKDPYYEMVVRKTHSFFMTIPKSFAIRTGITNMKKMRLVNEKGNNWKLVDIVHTGPRVYIKRGWAEFRTINKIANGQMCRFKLIQRYGCGYNILQVQKIPKSKCLK, encoded by the exons ATGCTAGTGGATCCTGACAAGCATCCATCTTTTTGCAAACTATTATTCAAACAAGGTTTCGTGGATAAAATA cTAATGCCGCCTGTTTTCatcaaagaaaacaagaaattgTTGGCCAAGACTTGCTTATTGAAAACAAATGTAGTTGGAATGTCATGGGAAGCAAAAATAGTGAGAGAGAAGTCTAATTACTTCATATGTGAAGGAGACTGGCCACGATTTGTGATGCATCATAAATTGGAGCTAGGGGacattttgatcttttttctCATTGATAAATCAACGTTCCAAGTCCTGCCTTATAATCAGAAATGTTTCAAAAACTCTTGTGGCAGAGGAGTATTTCAGGAACTAAGCAGTTCCTCGGAAGAGGAACATGACGTTGGAATCgcaagaaaattgaagaaaattaaaatagagcCAAATGAATCGTCAG AAGAGGAAGAAGCCGAGggtggaaatgaaaaaaatgatctaAAGAAGACCAGATTCAGTGTGATGAACATAAATGACAAAGATCCATACTACGAAATGGTTGTAAGAAAGACACATTCATTTTTTATG ACCATCCCGAAGAGCTTTGCTATACGGACAGGCATAACTAACATGAAGAAAATGAGACTGGTTAATGAAAAAGGCAACAACTGGAAATTAGTGGACATAGTGCATACTGGCCCAAGGGTTTACATAAAAAGAGGATGGGCTGAGTTCCGAACAATTAACAAAATAGCCAATGGTCAGATGTGTCGATTCAAGTTGATTCAGAGATATGGTTGTGGTTATAATATTTTACAGGTTCAAAAGATCCCCAAATCCAAGTGCTTGAAATAG
- the LOC129875208 gene encoding HMG1/2-like protein, whose translation MIGGKSNAKANNMLGVKKKALETKEAKKAAKDPEKPKSPRPAGAFFIFMKDFRKQFKEKNPKNKSMAAVGIAGGEKWKQLSDAEKAPYMAEAKKWLADYYKKKGAYNEGVAAGAFEEKESYKSLFEVD comes from the exons ATGATAGGAGGTAAATCCAATGCCAAAGCTAATAACATGCTCGGCGTGAAGAAGAAAGCTCTCGAGACTAAAGAAGCGAAAAAGGCTGCCAAGGATCCTGAAAAACCTAAGAGCCCT AGGCCTGCAGGtgctttcttcatttttatgAAGGATTTTAGGAAGCAGTTCAAGGAGAAGAATCCGAAAAATAAATCTATGGCCGCTGTCGGTATAGCTGGTGGAGAGAAGTGGAAACAGTTGTCAGATGCTGAAAAAGCTCCTTACATGGCAGAGGCAAAGAAATGGCTGGCGGATTACTATAAGAAGAAGGGTGCTTATAACGAGGGAGTAGCTGCTGGAGCTTTTGAAGAAAAGGAATCTTACAAGTCACTGTTCGAGGTTGATTAG
- the LOC129874604 gene encoding B3 domain-containing protein REM9-like isoform X2, with protein MLVDPDKHPSFCKLLFKQGFVDKILMPPVFIKENKKLLAKTCLLKTNVVGMSWEAKIVREKSNYFICEGDWPRFVMHHKLELGDILIFFLIDKSTFQVLPYNQKCFKNSCGRGVFQELSSSSEEEHDVGIARKLKKIKIEPNESSEEEAEGGNEKNDLKKTRFSVMNINDKDPYYEMVVRKTHSFFMTIPKSFAIRTGITNMKKMRLVNEKGNNWKLVDIVHTGPRVYIKRGWAEFRTINKIANGQMCRFKLIQRYGCGYNILQVQKIPKSKCLK; from the exons ATGCTAGTGGATCCTGACAAGCATCCATCTTTTTGCAAACTATTATTCAAACAAGGTTTCGTGGATAAAATA cTAATGCCGCCTGTTTTCatcaaagaaaacaagaaattgTTGGCCAAGACTTGCTTATTGAAAACAAATGTAGTTGGAATGTCATGGGAAGCAAAAATAGTGAGAGAGAAGTCTAATTACTTCATATGTGAAGGAGACTGGCCACGATTTGTGATGCATCATAAATTGGAGCTAGGGGacattttgatcttttttctCATTGATAAATCAACGTTCCAAGTCCTGCCTTATAATCAGAAATGTTTCAAAAACTCTTGTGGCAGAGGAGTATTTCAGGAACTAAGCAGTTCCTCGGAAGAGGAACATGACGTTGGAATCgcaagaaaattgaagaaaattaaaatagagcCAAATGAATCGTCAG AGGAAGAAGCCGAGggtggaaatgaaaaaaatgatctaAAGAAGACCAGATTCAGTGTGATGAACATAAATGACAAAGATCCATACTACGAAATGGTTGTAAGAAAGACACATTCATTTTTTATG ACCATCCCGAAGAGCTTTGCTATACGGACAGGCATAACTAACATGAAGAAAATGAGACTGGTTAATGAAAAAGGCAACAACTGGAAATTAGTGGACATAGTGCATACTGGCCCAAGGGTTTACATAAAAAGAGGATGGGCTGAGTTCCGAACAATTAACAAAATAGCCAATGGTCAGATGTGTCGATTCAAGTTGATTCAGAGATATGGTTGTGGTTATAATATTTTACAGGTTCAAAAGATCCCCAAATCCAAGTGCTTGAAATAG
- the LOC129872561 gene encoding putative B3 domain-containing protein REM15 — MQVDPNKHPSFCKLLFRQGFTDEIQMPPCFIKEHKSMLAKTCLLKSNVVGMSWEANIVRKKSNYFICEGEWTQFAVHHQLELGDVLLFFLIDKSTFQVLPYNQKSNSNFSRSQPFEELSSSSGEKQEVGRNYKRVKTEPIESSGNVAEEGGGVESGNEENGPKKIRFSVVNLNNKDPYYEMVIKKSHSIFMTIPMSFARWTGIIGMKRMRLDNGKGKEWQVDIERKKGCVRITNGWPEFRTHNKIASGETCRFKLIQGNSGGNYVLRVQKISKPHSLH, encoded by the exons ATGCAAGTGGATCCCAACAAACATCCATCATTTTGCAAGCTTTTATTTAGACAAGGTTTTACGGATGAAATT CAAATGCCGCCTTGTTTCATCAAAGAACACAAGAGCATGTTGGCCAAGACTTGCTTACTGAAATCAAATGTAGTTGGAATGTCGTGGGAAGCAAATATAGTGAGAAAAAAGTCTAATTACTTCATATGTGAAGGAGAGTGGACACAATTTGCGGTGCATCACCAACTGGAGCTAGGTGACGTTTTGCTATTTTTTCTAATTGATAAATCAACATTTCAAGTCCTTCCCTACAATCAAAAAAGCAATAGCAACTTTAGCAGGAGCCAACCATTTGAGGAACTCAGCAGTTCCTCCGGAGAAAAACAAGAGGTTGGAAGAAATTATAAAAGAGTTAAAACAGAGCCAATAGAATCATCAG GTAATGTTGCTGAAGAGGGGGGCGGCGTTGAGAGTGGAAACGAAGAAAATGGTCCAAAGAAGATTAGATTCAGTGTGGTGAATTTAAATAACAAAGATCCATACTATGAAATGGTTATAAAAAAGTCACACTCAATTTTTATG acTATCCCAATGAGCTTCGCGAGATGGACTGGCATAATTGGCATGAAGAGAATGAGACTGGATAATGGGAAAGGCAAGGAGTGGCAAGTGGACATAGAACGTAAAAAAGGGTGTGTTCGCATAACAAATGGATGGCCTGAATTCCGAACTCATAACAAGATAGCCAGTGGTGAGACTTGTCGCTTCAAGTTGATTCAAGGAAATAGTGGTGGCAATTATGTTTTACGGGTTCAAAAGATCTCCAAACCACACTCCTTGCACTAG